In Raphanus sativus cultivar WK10039 chromosome 5, ASM80110v3, whole genome shotgun sequence, the following proteins share a genomic window:
- the LOC108856551 gene encoding LIM domain-containing protein WLIM2b, whose protein sequence is MSSFTGTQQKCKACEKTVYPVELLSADGVSYHKSCFKCTHCKSRLQLSRYSSMEGVLYCKPHYEQLFKESGSFTKNFQSPVKPAAEKSSPELTRTPSRVAGMFSGTQEKCATCSKTVYPIEKVTVESQTYHKSCFKCSHGGCPISPSNYAALEGILYCKHHFAQLFKEKGSYNHLIKSASIKRSAAAAVAAGTPAAAVPES, encoded by the exons ATGTCTTCTTTCACAGGAACTCAGCAGAAATGCAAGGCTTGCGAGAAGACGGTGTACCCTGTGGAGCTTCTCTCAGCTGATGGTGTTAGCTATCACAAGTCTTGCTTCAAATGCACTCACTGCAAGTCCAGGCTTCAG CTGAGTAGATACTCATCAATGGAAGGTGTGTTGTACTGTAAGCCTCATTATGAGCAGCTCTTCAAGGAGTCTGGTAGCTTCACCAAGAACTTTCAGTCAC CTGTTAAACCGGCGGCTGAGAAATCAAGTCCTGAGCTG ACAAGGACCCCTAGCCGAGTTGCTGGTATGTTCTCAGGCACACAAGAGAAATGCGCCACTTGCAGTAAAACTGTCTATCCTATCGAAAAG GTAACAGTGGAGAGCCAGACATATCACAAGTCCTGCTTCAAATGCTCACACGGAGGCTGCCCTATCTCACCATCAAACTACGCAGCTCTTGAAGGGATTCTCTACTGCAAGCACCATTTCGCTCAGCTTTTCAAGGAAAAGGGAAGCTACAACCACTTGATCAAATCTGCTTCCATCAAACGCTCTGCCGCAGCCGCAGTCGCTGCCGGTACACCTGCAGCCGCCGTACCTGAATCTTAA
- the LOC108860329 gene encoding glucan endo-1,3-beta-glucosidase 2 yields MNPPVAIYLLLLLLISVATPPPTSATTIGVTYSTPTSISTTSAAALSPDRIAAKVVSMKIPAVRLLDSSPSMIRAFAYTNVSLFLSVPNPLVPLLASNRSLAMRWCYRHVLPFYPRTRISIISVGNDVVSYSPDVSPFLLRAMQNVHLSLADLRIYKISVSTTFSFFNVVPTAFPPSSAQFQEPTGEVIIRPILQFLERTNSSFLINLFPYNVYRSIFSIPVGFALFEEGPFNFRDDLTTGVRYRNLFDMMVDAVISSMAVMGHENLPVIVAETGWPSSGIDAGEVDATLLYSEMFLKALLGHLRSGVGTPLRKEGVAEVYVFELVEKEAKQGIRNWGLLHHNMTSKYSFEFSGGGGGKGRRFLEVLVGLFVEVVMLCLLV; encoded by the coding sequence ATGAATCCTCCCGTCGCGatttatctcctcctcctcctcctcatctccGTCGCTACCCCGCCGCCAACCTCCGCCACGACGATCGGAGTCACATACTCAACACCGACGTCAATCTCCACCACCTCCGCAGCCGCTCTCTCCCCGGACAGAATCGCCGCGAAAGTCGTCTCCATGAAGATCCCGGCGGTTAGACTCCTCGACTCGAGCCCGTCGATGATCCGCGCCTTCGCGTACACAAACGTCTCCCTCTTCCTCTCCGTCCCCAACCCCCTCGTCCCCCTCCTCGCCTCCAACCGCTCCCTCGCGATGCGCTGGTGCTACCGCCACGTCCTCCCTTTCTACCCGCGCACGAGGATCTCAATCATCTCCGTCGGAAACGACGTCGTCTCCTACTCCCCCGACGTCTCCCCGTTCCTCCTCCGCGCGATGCAGAACGTCCACCTCTCCCTCGCCGACCTGAGAATCTACAAGATCTCGGTTTCAACCACGTTCTCCTTCTTCAACGTCGTCCCCACGGCCTTCCCTCCTTCCTCCGCGCAGTTCCAAGAACCCACGGGAGAGGTCATCATCCGCCCGATACTCCAGTTCTTGGAAAGGACCAACTCGTCCTTCTTGATCAACCTCTTCCCTTACAACGTCTACCGCTCGATCTTCTCGATTCCGGTGGGTTTCGCTCTGTTCGAGGAGGGTCCTTTCAACTTCAGAGACGATCTCACCACGGGGGTGAGGTACCGCAACTTGTTCGATATGATGGTCGACGCTGTGATCAGCTCCATGGCTGTGATGGGACACGAGAATCTCCCCGTGATTGTGGCGGAGACTGGTTGGCCTAGCTCCGGGATCGATGCTGGTGAGGTTGATGCGACGTTGCTGTATAGCGAGATGTTCTTGAAAGCTCTGTTGGGGCACTTGAGAAGTGGAGTTGGGACGCCGTTGAGGAAAGAAGGTGTTGCCGAGGTTTATGTCTTTGAGCTTGTTGAGAAAGAGGCTAAGCAAGGGATCAGGAACTGGGGGCTTTTGCATCATAACATGACTAGCAAGTACAGCTTTGAGTTCTCCGGTGGTGGTGGAGGGAAAGGAAGAAGATTCCTGGAGGTTTTGGTTGGGCTCTTTGTGGAGGTGGTGATGCTTTGTCTGTTGGTGTAA
- the LOC108834319 gene encoding uncharacterized protein LOC108834319: MAMCKSIKPMIQLLLLLLAVHMHIQTVSSTTETSASLANLKDSGNKMSSEVAFPLWRRELRSGGGGGRGGGGGSSGGRGGGSRGGGSNGGSGTSGKSSGDCLKPFGLFNSLLFIGILSYLVGVR, translated from the coding sequence ATGGCAATGTGCAAATCAATTAAACCAATGATTCAACTGTTACTATTACTACTGGCGGTTCATATGCATATCCAAACCGTTAGTTCAACCACCGAGACATCTGCCTCACTCGCCAATCTGAAAGATAGTGGAAATAAAATGTCTTCTGAGGTTGCTTTTCCCCTTTGGCGGCGAGAGCTTAGAAGCGGTGGAGGTGGAGGTCGTGGTGGTGGAGGCGGTAGCAGCGGAGGTCGTGGAGGTGGAAGCCGTGGTGGTGGAAGTAACGGAGGGAGTGGTACCAGCGGTAAAAGCAGCGGTGACTGCCTCAAGCCATTTGGGCTCTTCAATAGCCTGTTATTCATCGGTATATTAAGCTATTTGGTTGGTGTGCGCTAG
- the LOC108857414 gene encoding sedoheptulose-1,7-bisphosphatase, chloroplastic — METTVTCYSHGILLPRVSSQRSPTLVSPPSSFSTSSTFKGLKSSSIFGDSLRVAPRSQMKVTKAKNNGASSVTKCEIGQSLEEFLTQATPDKGLRTLLMCMGEALRTIAFKVRTASCGGTACVNSFGDEQLAVDMLADKLLFEALQYSHVCKYACSEEVPELQDMGGPVEGGFSVAFDPLDGSSIVDTNFTVGTIFGVWPGDKLTGVTGGDQVAAAMGIYGPRTTYVVAIKGFPGTHEFLLLDEGKWQHVKETTEINEGKMFSPGNLRATFDNSEYSKLIDYYVKEKYTLRYTGGMVPDVNQIIVKEKGIFTNVTSPTAKAKLRLLFEVAPLGLLIENAGGFSSDGQNSVLDKTIVNLDDRTQVAYGSKNEIIRFEETLYGTSRLKTAPVGVTA, encoded by the exons ATGGAGACTACCGTCACGTGCTACTCACATGGGATCCTCCTCCCACGCGTTTCTTCTCAACGTTCCCCCACTTTGGTTTCTcccccttcttccttctccacaTCATCCACCTTCAAG GGTCTGAAGTCAAGCTCAATCTTTGGAGATTCACTCCGAGTAGCACCAAGATCGCAGATGAAAGTAACAAAGGCCAAGAACAATGGTGCTTCATCCGTGACCAAATGTGAAATTGGTCAAAGCTTG gAAGAGTTTTTGACACAAGCAACTCCAGACAAAGGATTGAGAACTTTGCTGATGTGTATGGGAGAAGCATTGAGGACAATAGCTTTCAAAGTTAGGACAGCTTCTTGTGGTGGAACAGCTTGTGTTAACTCCTTTGGCGATGAACAACTTGCTGTTGATATGCTCGCTGATAAGCTTCTCTTTGAG GCTTTGCAATACTCGCATGTGTGTAAGTACGCTTGCTCTGAAGAGGTACCTGAGCTTCAAGACATGGGTGGTCCAGTGGAAGGTGGGTTTAGTGTGGCGTTTGATCCACTGGATGGATCCAGCATTGTGGATACAAACTTCACTGTGGGAACGATCTTTGGGGTTTGGCCTGGTGACAAGTTAACAGGAGTCACAGGAGGAGATCAAGTGGCTGCAGCCATGGGAATCTATGGTCCAAGAACCACCTATGTTGTGGCTATTAAAGGGTTTCCAGGAACTCATGAGTTCTTGCTTCTTGATGAAG GGAAATGGCAGCATGTTAAGGAGACAACAGAGATTAATGAAGGGAAGATGTTCTCACCTGGAAACTTGAGAGCCACGTTTGACAACTCTGAATACAGCAAG CTGATTGATTACTATGTGAAAGAGAAGTACACACTGCGATACACAGGAGGAATGGTTCCTGACGTTAACCAG ATTATTGTGAAGGAGAAAGGAATCTTCACGAACGTGACTTCTCCTACGGCCAAGGCAAAGTTGAGGCTGTTGTTCGAAGTGGCTCCTCTTGGACTGCTCATTGAGAATGCTGGTGGGTTCAGCAGTGATGGACAAAACTCTGTGCTTGACAAGACCATCGTCAACCTCGACGATAGAACTCAAGTTGCTTATGGTTCAAAGAACGAGATTATTCGTTTCGAAGAAACCCTTTACGGAACTTCAAGACTCAAGACTGCTCCCGTTGGAGTTACTGCTTAG
- the LOC108834318 gene encoding uncharacterized protein LOC108834318, which yields MRRLLIKKNPVFFLLVLIATSSLTILIFSLLRLPESPPIITTGKLRADLSNEVGFFGNMMVEMLPEDLTFTAFVPSENAFNRDLGMTKPSNTSKSISSEDEDNTYAVVSRILGFAVVPYRVEEGDVGKDETASYESLSGFALKIWRKSGGGGLVVNGVETEKMGLKRGKVTVHVMDGVIMDSDFAQSVASSSDSQDEDEPEP from the coding sequence ATGAGGAGACTCCTCATCAAGAAGAATCCAGTCTTCTTCCTACTTGTCCTCATCGCTACTTCTTCCTTAACTATCCTCATCTTCTCTTTACTCCGATTACCGGAATCACCTCCGATCATCACCACCGGAAAACTCAGAGCCGATCTCTCCAACGAAGTTGGTTTCTTCGGGAACATGATGGTCGAAATGCTCCCCGAAGATCTAACTTTCACTGCCTTCGTACCGTCGGAGAACGCATTCAATCGAGATCTGGGGATGACGAAACCGAGCAACACAAGTAAATCAATATCATCTGAAGACGAGGATAACACGTACGCCGTCGTATCGAGGATCTTGGGTTTCGCCGTGGTACCGTATAGAGTGGAGGAGGGAGACGTAGGGAAAGACGAAACGGCGTCGTACGAGTCGTTGAGTGGTTTCGCGTTGAAGATTTGGAGGAAGAGTGGTGGTGGAGGGCTTGTGGTGAATGGCGTGGAGACTGAGAAGATGGGGTTGAAGAGAGGGAAGGTAACCGTTCACGTTATGGATGGTGTGATAATGGATTCTGATTTCGCACAGtctgttgcttcttcttctgattcacAAGACGAAGATGAACCTGAGCcatag
- the LOC108862781 gene encoding glycosylinositol phosphorylceramide mannosyl transferase 1, whose translation MGGGEVSKEMGTCSLAYRRGDHKLRKFVTARSAKFLLLSCIAFALITLACRSSRPWFNTSIAVADQISRSRKGYTLLMNTWKRYDLLKKSVSHYASCSRLDSIHIVWSEPNPPSESLKKHLEKVVKKKARDGHEVELRFDVNKEDSLNNRFKEIQDLKTDAVFSIDDDIIFPCHTVDFAFNVWESAPETMVGFVPRVHWPEQSNGKADYYTYSGWWSVWWSGTYSMVLSKAAFFHKKFLTLYTNDMPASIREFTTKNRNCEDIAMSFLIANATNAPPIWVKGKIYEIGSTGISSIGGHTEKRTHCVNRFVAEFGRMPLVYTSMKAVDSRSLWFW comes from the exons ATGGGAGGAGGAGAGGTTTCTAAAGAGATGGGAACTTGCTCGTTAGCGTATCGCCGCGGAGATCACAAGCTACGCAAGTTCGTTACGGCGAGGAGCGCCAAGTTCCTCCTACTCTCCTGCATCGCCTTCGCGCTGATCACACTCGCTTGCCGATCTTCCCGGCCTTGGTTCAACACTTCAATCGCCGTCGCGGATCAGATCTCCAGATCAAG GAAAGGTTACACGCTTTTGATGAACACATGGAAGAGATACGATCTGTTGAAGAAGTCCGTTTCGCACTACGCATCGTGTTCTAGGCTTGACTCCATCCACATTGTGTGGAGCGAGCCTAACCCTCCTTCGGAGTCTCTCAAGAAGCATCTCGAGAAGGTTGTGAAGAAGAAAGCTAGAGATGGGCACGAGGTTGAGCTTAGGTTTGATGTAAACAAAGAAGACAGTTTGAACAACAGGTTTAAAGAGATTCAAGACTTGAAAACCGACGCTGTGTTCTCGATCGATGATGATATTATATTCCCTTGTCACACTGTGGATTTCGCTTTCAATGTTTGGGAGAGTGCTCCGGAGACTATGGTTGGGTTCGTGCCTCGTGTCCATTGGCCTGAACAATCG AATGGTAAAGCTGATTACTACACCTACAGTGGATGGTGGTCTGTTTGGTGGAGTGGTACATATAGCATGGTACTCTCAAAGGCAGCTTTCTTCCACAAAAAGTTCCTAACCCTTTACACGAACGACATGCCAGCATCTATTAGAGAATTCACTACCAAGAACAG GAACTGTGAAGATATCGCAATGTCATTCCTCATCGCAAATGCTACAAACGCTCCTCCTATATGGGTTAAAG GTAAGATATATGAAATAGGTTCAACAGGAATCAGTAGCATAGGAGGGCACACGGAGAAAAGAACACACTGCGTAAACCGGTTTGTAGCAGAGTTCGGAAGAATGCCACTTGTATACACTTCGATGAAAGCCGTTGATAGTCGCAGTTTATGGTTCTGGTGA
- the LOC108862780 gene encoding nematode resistance protein-like HSPRO1 has translation MADLDLERKMVSPKKLHVTIPEPSDLSVSSPISSSSSAAAYELYLRLPELKTLWSSLDFPKWATEPVLKPALQAIEITFRLILTIASDTRPYINLREWTRRLDSLVTSQIKIVASLCEDDDEHVPVSNAWSSTSLLSDIATCRTTESIGQKILCMVENEMRWCKYTLGLGEPNLAGKPYLQYDAVCRPEELQSLKNNPYADHIENQENQTLYTIHQILESWIHVSLNLLNRIESRIDEGEFEKASSDVYLVETIWKLLTEIEDLHILMDPEDFLKVKKQLKIKSTSLNDAFCFRSKGLVEMAKMSKELRQKVPAVLEVEVDPTGGPRLQEAAMKLYSTKTDYEKIHLLQGMQAVESAAKRFFFGYQKLAAAMMGSAEANANRTAASHHQTCDSLTQVFMEPTYYPSLDAAKTFLGEFWSNLVSRH, from the coding sequence ATGGCTGATTTGGATTTGGAGAGGAAGATGGTATCTCCCAAGAAGCTCCACGTCACCATTCCGGAGCCTTCTGACCTCTCCGTCTCTTCTCCAATATCCTCTTCATCCTCAGCCGCCGCTTACGAACTATACCTCCGTTTGCCGGAACTCAAAACCCTTTGGTCCTCTCTTGACTTCCCTAAATGGGCCACCGAACCGGTCCTCAAACCAGCGCTTCAGGCTATAGAGATCACTTTCCGTTTGATCTTGACCATTGCTTCCGACACACGTCCGTACATCAACCTCCGCGAGTGGACCCGACGTTTGGACTCACTCGTCACAAGCCAGATAAAGATCGTCGCGTCACTCTGCGAAGACGATGACGAACACGTACCGGTAAGCAATGCCTGGAGCTCAACGAGCTTGCTGTCGGATATCGCCACGTGTCGGACAACGGAGAGCATTGGTCAGAAGATCTTGTGTATGGTCGAGAACGAAATGCGTTGGTGTAAATATACACTCGGTTTAGGTGAACCAAACCTAGCCGGAAAACCGTATCTCCAATACGACGCCGTTTGCCGCCCGGAAGAGCTGCAAAGCCTCAAGAACAACCCTTACGCCGATCATATCGAGAATCAAGAGAACCAAACGCTCTACACGATTCACCAGATTCTTGAATCTTGGATTCATGTTTCTCTGAATCTCCTAAACCGGATCGAATCAAGAATCGACGAGGGAGAGTTCGAGAAAGCCTCTTCCGACGTGTACTTGGTAGAGACAATATGGAAGCTTCTGACAGAGATAGAGGATCTACACATTCTGATGGATCCAGAAGACTTTTTGAAGGTCAAGAAACAGTTAAAGATCAAATCAACCTCACTAAACGATGCGTTTTGCTTCAGATCAAAGGGACTAGTGGAAATGGCCAAGATGTCTAAAGAGCTCAGACAGAAAGTGCCAGCTGTACTCGAAGTTGAGGTGGACCCCACCGGAGGTCCGAGGTTGCAAGAAGCTGCAATGAAGCTTTACTCGACGAAGACAGACTACGAgaagatacatttgctccagggGATGCAGGCGGTTGAGTCAGCCGCCAAGAGATTCTTCTTCGGGTACCAGAAGTTGGCGGCAGCGATGATGGGAAGCGCGGAGGCAAACGCCAATAGAACGGCGGCGAGTCACCACCAGACGTGTGACTCGCTGACTCAGGTGTTTATGGAGCCAACGTATTACCCCAGCCTAGACGCTGCAAAGACTTTCCTAGGAGAGTTCTGGAGCAATTTGGTTTCCCGACACTGA